A region of Bacillota bacterium DNA encodes the following proteins:
- a CDS encoding NAD+ synthase, whose product MEVIQAPERTHDAEELLRINAPLVTEWLVEFLRDEMIRRRGFYRAVVGLSGGVDSSVTAFLCARALGAENVWGIRMPYRTSSTESLEHAQLVIDQLGIHSRTIDITPAVDGYLQYEPDADGRRRGNVMARMRMIVLFDLSAKLNALPVGTGNKTERLFGYFTWHADDSPPINPLGDLFKTQVWQLARYLGVPEVIVSKPASADLIVGQTDEDDLGISYHLADQILYFLLRGYRVEQIEEMGYPREKILLVKARLESTHWKRHLPTTAMLSTTSINDYYLRPVDY is encoded by the coding sequence CTGGAAGTCATCCAAGCCCCTGAGCGCACACACGACGCCGAGGAGCTGCTGCGCATCAATGCACCGCTGGTCACCGAGTGGCTGGTAGAGTTCCTGCGCGACGAGATGATACGCCGACGGGGGTTCTACCGCGCCGTGGTGGGACTGTCCGGTGGGGTCGACTCATCAGTGACGGCGTTCTTGTGCGCTCGTGCTCTGGGTGCAGAGAATGTGTGGGGCATCCGTATGCCTTACCGCACCAGCAGCACGGAGAGCCTGGAACACGCGCAGCTGGTGATAGACCAGCTGGGCATCCACTCGCGCACGATAGACATCACGCCTGCCGTGGACGGTTATCTGCAGTACGAACCCGATGCCGACGGTAGACGACGCGGCAACGTGATGGCGCGAATGCGCATGATTGTGCTGTTTGACCTCTCCGCGAAGCTGAACGCCCTGCCTGTGGGTACCGGCAATAAGACGGAGCGGCTGTTTGGCTACTTCACGTGGCACGCCGACGACTCGCCCCCCATTAACCCGCTGGGCGACCTGTTCAAGACGCAGGTGTGGCAGCTGGCGCGGTATCTGGGTGTGCCAGAGGTGATTGTGTCCAAGCCCGCCTCTGCCGACCTGATTGTCGGGCAGACAGACGAGGACGACCTGGGTATCTCCTACCACCTTGCTGACCAGATACTGTACTTCCTGTTGCGCGGGTATCGCGTGGAGCAGATTGAGGAGATGGGCTATCCGCGCGAGAAGATACTTCTGGTCAAAGCACGGCTGGAGAGCACACACTGGAAACGTCACCTGCCGACCACCGCCATGCTCTCCACCACGTCGATCAATGACTACTATTTGCGTCCGGTGGACTACTGA
- a CDS encoding beta-ureidopropionase produces the protein MKIRVVAVQFKPRKGDVEHNLDRVAEILRQIVEDGVPADVVVFPETITSGYFLEGGVREAARTREQILEALVKRYLPFARPEPLDVVLGFYEVWHGKYYNSALYLTLSAQSESCRTVHTHRKFFLPTYGVFQEKRFVARGRNIEVFPTRFGPATVLICEDVWHSITGAIAALKGAEVFYVIAASPGRGFHGESVGNAMKWQQLLCNMAEEHGVWVVNASLVGFEGGKGFVGNSMVVNPFGQVVVSAPLMREAMITATIDTEEIAIARANAPLLADLEAGLADLLIEMQEIAAEQHARHRQ, from the coding sequence CACGCAAGGGCGATGTGGAGCACAATCTGGACAGGGTCGCCGAGATATTGCGTCAGATTGTGGAAGACGGCGTGCCCGCTGATGTCGTGGTGTTTCCCGAAACCATCACTTCGGGATATTTTCTGGAGGGCGGTGTGCGCGAAGCGGCGCGAACACGCGAGCAGATACTGGAGGCGCTGGTGAAACGCTATCTGCCCTTTGCGCGACCAGAGCCGCTGGATGTGGTGCTGGGTTTCTATGAGGTGTGGCACGGTAAGTATTATAACTCCGCCCTCTACCTCACCCTCAGCGCACAGTCCGAATCGTGCCGCACTGTGCACACACATCGCAAGTTCTTCCTGCCCACCTACGGCGTGTTTCAGGAGAAGCGTTTTGTGGCGCGAGGGCGTAACATTGAGGTATTCCCCACGCGATTCGGTCCCGCCACCGTATTAATCTGTGAAGATGTGTGGCACTCGATTACGGGAGCCATCGCCGCCTTGAAGGGAGCCGAGGTGTTTTACGTGATTGCCGCCTCACCCGGCAGGGGCTTTCACGGTGAGAGCGTGGGCAACGCCATGAAGTGGCAGCAGCTGCTGTGTAACATGGCGGAAGAGCATGGAGTGTGGGTGGTGAACGCCAGCCTGGTGGGCTTTGAGGGAGGCAAGGGCTTCGTCGGGAACTCGATGGTGGTGAACCCCTTCGGGCAGGTGGTGGTGTCTGCTCCCCTGATGAGGGAAGCAATGATTACCGCTACTATCGACACCGAAGAGATAGCGATCGCACGGGCGAACGCTCCCCTGCTCGCTGACCTGGAGGCGGGACTGGCAGACCTGTTGATAGAGATGCAGGAAATCGCCGCAGAGCAACATGCGAGGCACCGACAATGA